The window GAGAAGGttcgtgtttttttaaaaaaaaaattttagcttctttttttgaacttgttttcctttttttacctttttcattctctctttaattaatcaatttcatataaaaattttaaaattaaaaaaaaaaaatttttttccaaagggcgtagcccgtaagctataagCGAAGCCTCAAAgactatggcggagccatgatagctaagggcgaagcccgttatgTAGGTtaccccatcaccgatcaccctctatgacctatcactcccaccagctaccccttattaatatttttaagggCGAAACCCATACCGTatccttacatgtataacttactaactcgggttagagaaaaaaattttaatttttaaatttttttattttatggatagagttaattaacaaaaaatgaaaaaatatcaaaaaaacaaGCTTAAAAAAAACGGACCTTATctccttaagaaccttctctctggatctctaccctatatatatatatatactccctccgtcccactagaagtgtcatattttgaattttcaaagtctaacatttgtaactttgaccacaaatagttttatttgtgttggataatatttgataaaagttatatgaattgattgtgttctAGACTTGTTTTTTAAtagtataacttttatcaacttttatataacacaacaaaatataattctggtcaaagtttaaaaataaagactttgaatattcaaagtagGACACTTCTAgtgggacggatggagtatattataatatatatataccagcaTGTTACTCACACAATGCATCAGTGGTTGTGGTGGCGCCTCTGTGGTGGTGGGAAAACTGTTGGTGATGGAGGCGACGTTAAGtgatgtaaataattgatgtaaaagtaattgatttaaatggttaataggtaaaaatattttaaaacacTTCCAGAAATAAAATGCGGGATCATATGTCTATATTTTGACACAACTTGTTGTAttaattacaatttaacaaTATCGCCTTTAATATTGATCAGTTTTTGTTAATCCGACTAGGATTTTGTAGTGTAACACTGCAAAAGACTATAGGTATGTTTCACATAAAAGCTTTAAGTTTAGGCTGCGGTAGGAACTTGAAGCTGGAACTTGTTTATAGTGTTAGGAGTTAGGGTTTCTATTTCAATCTTTCTTacacaaacttttattttaaagatctttcaggcttttaggagtttttaAGACTAAAACTTTTGATCTTAAATACATATTCAAACATGACTATCACTTTAAAATGAACTTCCTTTTAAAAATTCAGAGCTTTTAAGCTTCTGAAGCTTTCAAAAATTCTCTGCAAACAGACACTATGTCAAAAAAGGTACATTGTACACTTCAGTGACCCGCAATTAAATAAAGCAAACATTAATAATTCCATTTTAAGACGGGTCAAGTTAAcgtttaaattaattagataattaATAGATAAGTTTTCTCAGTCCATAAATATGTAGCACCCAACCGTTCGAGGAGTTGGCCTGATATGTATCGACACTCTGCCTCGAAAAATAACCAGTATTTCCATATTTTATCGATTTTGATAATGTAGTCCTTTAAACAAACGAACTTAAATCCTTTAAACAAACGAACTTAAATAGGTTCTTtttaacacaaaaatataaatatatatgtaggaATTTGCCGTTtacttaataattattatcatcCCAAGTCCCAACTGCCAACGAACATTGTACGTCTGTAGTCAAAACAATGATAAGTAGCGTGACATACTCTAGACAAAATGGTATAGTTAGATAATAATTGGACAGTTAATAGTTGATAGCTCTTTGCTATAATTACAATCCATACCCCCTTATATATCACATGAactataaactttaaaaagtacattttcaaaagaaaaagaaaacaaacaaagatGCACAATGAACAAAACTCCATCTACGACGTCAAAATCTCGACAGTCTCGGCGGGGTTCATATCGGGGAACGACGTGGCTCAAGAGCTAACCGAAATGGACCTAGCCATGAAACTTCACTACCTTCGGTTTGTCTACTACTTCAAAAAACCGGCATTTGATGGTTTTACCATCTTTACAATTAAAGAAACTATGTTCAATTGGTTAAACCATGCCTACATCCCATGTGGGCGGATAAGAAAGGCTGACTCAGGTCGGCCTTTCATCAAATGCAATGACAGTGGGGTGCGAATCATCGAGGCTAAGTGTCATTTGAGCCTTGACGAATGGCTTCAATCTAGAGATGATTCTAGACACAAATTTCTTGTTTCTAACCAAGTTCTTGGCCCTGATTTAGCTTTCTCTCCACTTGTTTTGATACAGGTTTGCTTGCTAACATAATCTTTctttttagtaatttttatcATCTACTTTACTTTCTATATTGTgttttatagtaataataagttTATAAGTAACTTGtttgataataatataagtgTAACTGACAGCAATAAGATTACCTTGTGTATAGCTAATTCCCTTTTGGGTATAATGAGATTCCTTGTCTTTCCACTTAGTAAAAGGTCTTGGAtattatatactccgtataataCAATTACTTTGATACAATAATATAGATTAATCTTGTTGAGGCAAATCCATAATGTTATATTGTTAtgtatcctttttttttatgtgtaaaTCACTCGAGTTCGACTCACTGAAAGCTCGAATCGAATCGAGCCGAGCTTAAACGAGTTCGAGCAATATAGAATCtgtgtaaaaataataatgagataaaaaaaaaaaagttagaatgAATTACAAATAAATTTGCTTTCTAAACCAACCGAGCTCAAACTTTGCTCATACGACTCTAATAGAGGAGAGCTCGATCTCTCTAAAGATAAACGATCTCGAGCTTGAGTTTAGACGAGTTTGAGTTCGGCTCGACTTGTTTACATCGATAGTTTTACAAACAAATCTTACTTTTttgaactattttttttttttgaaaacagaagaaaattttctaaaattagATGGTACATATCTAGTTGGATTAATATGTACTAGTAATAAGCTTCTCCTCACACATATGCtagtagtgttttttttttttccctttattattgtttttgataaTAAGTTACTCTGATGATACGTTATAACAACACATACAATGTTAAGTACATATAATGTGACTGTATTTGtgacatatattaattaaaagtattatatagATAGCTAAATggttttaataaaagaaaagttatTAATTGAAACAATACTCTTCTCCTACAATCCACACCACACTCCAACTATCAGCTAAAACCGCCTATCCCAGTTGTCGACAAATTTAAAGAAGATAAACCGTATTTATAACAATAACATGGcctgttttgttttttaagcaTTAAGTGTATAAAATGAATGGATAGATAAACATTCTAtgtattgattttaattttttctaatGATATTGTCTTTATTGATTAAGTCAATATAAACATGTGAATCAATGCAAGGGAATGCAACATGTACtcaaatgcataaaaagtacttcaaataacaaaaaaaacttgaaatcaAGTTATGTATCTACTTTGTAGACCATGAATAATACGGATATTTATTCAATAACATATATGCACttattttaaatgtatataatgGAACAAGTGGTACACTTGTACATGTGAATTATTATCCGATAATATTTAAGAGGACAAGTAATTCACGATTGAGGCAGCTCACTTTAATGAAAAGGGACGGGTTTAGCACGAGACGTACTCTCATAAAAACATACGACATCCGCCTCATTTTACATCTCATAATTTGacattttaaactttttctttttttaatcataaatatttttatttatattatataaaaatgtgaatgaggttttaaatgaatttttcatagatataacttttgttaagtattatataacacaaagaaaaatatttacgattaaaattaataaaaagactcaagaagtcaaaattggacatttaaaaGAGACGGAGggaataacttttattttttttacccatttatatttattcaGGCTCACAAATTGAAtcgatttctttctttttttgagTGATAGCCAGTTAGCCACTCATCTTCTAATCAGTTATCACTTCTCACTCATATATGTCCCAAGTCATCCCATTGATGGTGCATGTTTTCCTAAATCTAAACACTACTGTTTAAACCCCTGGTACCCAATAAAATTTCGGAAATCTGCCACATACCCAATATAATTACTATTACTATAGAAGGTAACGCAAAAAGAACATAAATACAAACTCGGATGACCTATAAAAAAATTactctactttttttttaaaggaaataacaataactaaaacgtgttttataaaaacttaattCACATGACCCGACCCACCTATATAATTACTATAGAATTTAgtttaagttattattttttaacaatgtGTTTTCCATTTTCCTTTTACAGTTAACCGAATTTAAATGTGGAGGAACATCGGTTGGTTTGAGTTGGTCCCATTTGCTTGGGGATACTATTTCAGCTGTCTCCTTCATAAAACTATGGGCTCAAGTCATTGCAGGTCATCAACCGGCCCAAATACTCATTATGGCCCCAAAACAATCCAAAGACCATGATTTCCAAAACACAAACCTGAACCCAGACACAGATCCACTTTCAGTCAAACGGGTTGGCCCGGTTGGAGACCTTTGGTCGAATCCAAACAACTCTAAAATGGAAACATTTTCGTTCTATATATCTAAGCCTGAATTGACTCGGTTGCAAGAGAAAATGTATGAAGAGAAAGTTGATCAAGAACTACCCGTGTTCGAGGGTATCTGTGCTGTAATTTGGAAAAGTCTAGCAAAAGTAAGAGATGAATCGGGACTCAAGGTTGTAACAGTATGCAAAAGTGACGTGACAAATCGAAGTAAAGGAATTATCACAAATAAAAGCCAAACCATTGGTGTAGTGAAAACAGACATGTCTGTAGAAAAATGTAGCCCCTTGAAGCTAGGGTTACTCATTAAGGATCAAGCAGACGATGAACGCGAAAAGATTGAGGAAACGATGAGGAATCTTGATGATTTTCTGATTTACGGAGCCAACTTGACTTTTGTGGATATGAGTGATGCCACATTTTATGAGATGGAAGTGAGGGGACAAACGCCCGTTTATGTAAACTGTTTCATTGATAGCATTGGCGATCAAGGTGTCGTGTTGGTTCTGCCAACGCCAAAAGGTGACTCGGATGAAAGGACAGTAAGCATAACTGTGCCTGAAAATGAGATGGCCAAGCTTAAAACGGTGCTTAAAGAAGACTGGTGTATTGAATAAATACATCTATGGTTTGATAGCACTTGCCGAGTAGGCTGTTAGTAACttgtaagtttgtgttttgcttggaataatgtatgtataataGCCTAATAGTTTGTGTGATAGGTTATGTTGAGTGCATCAAAGAAATGTAACGAATGTCTTGTGGATGTAATGTAATTCCTTTATTCTGTTCAAAAGCTTTACCAAAATTCCAAcatgttgatttttttataattaagcCGTCAACTTTGGTTTTGGTCTTTAATAATGTTTCAC is drawn from Erigeron canadensis isolate Cc75 chromosome 9, C_canadensis_v1, whole genome shotgun sequence and contains these coding sequences:
- the LOC122581560 gene encoding protein ECERIFERUM 26-like; its protein translation is MHNEQNSIYDVKISTVSAGFISGNDVAQELTEMDLAMKLHYLRFVYYFKKPAFDGFTIFTIKETMFNWLNHAYIPCGRIRKADSGRPFIKCNDSGVRIIEAKCHLSLDEWLQSRDDSRHKFLVSNQVLGPDLAFSPLVLIQLTEFKCGGTSVGLSWSHLLGDTISAVSFIKLWAQVIAGHQPAQILIMAPKQSKDHDFQNTNLNPDTDPLSVKRVGPVGDLWSNPNNSKMETFSFYISKPELTRLQEKMYEEKVDQELPVFEGICAVIWKSLAKVRDESGLKVVTVCKSDVTNRSKGIITNKSQTIGVVKTDMSVEKCSPLKLGLLIKDQADDEREKIEETMRNLDDFLIYGANLTFVDMSDATFYEMEVRGQTPVYVNCFIDSIGDQGVVLVLPTPKGDSDERTVSITVPENEMAKLKTVLKEDWCIE